A single window of Vigna radiata var. radiata cultivar VC1973A chromosome 4, Vradiata_ver6, whole genome shotgun sequence DNA harbors:
- the LOC106758300 gene encoding ABSCISIC ACID-INSENSITIVE 5-like protein 1 isoform X2 encodes MIPMAVKTISSLLFNLFLSFTFLFFLLYIYTPHPSLFSQFSLSLLFVFRLELFLIALSYALMNFEQSEQEVPLQDIEVAFYQLSHQNSEVSLPVDEEVSDKNGKSVGSITMDEFIASIWNTDEFQLNPPLPVYEEAEKNNNVAPEPTIPQPGSFPVPPPICNKTTDEVWSQIQKSQPQQNEAEAEADADDSLASDETIQKEPTFGEMTLEDFLIKAGVVTESTLFTTILPQNHFANIPTNIPFNASYILIGTTGPNIPCARFEPHQMLPPNNHFVVRNFTATNVAVENNARNVAESSGNNGKGKKRIINGPPEVVIERRQRRMLKNRESAARSRARRQAYTVELEAELNNLKNENEELKNMLAEDERKRLQVLIQRQAPTTVQMRNEKKRKLKRPLSASW; translated from the exons atgatACCAATGGCAGTTAAAACCATTTCTTCCCTTCTCTTTaatctcttcctctctttcaccttcctcttcttccttctaTATATTTACACCCCACATCCTTCTCTATTCTCACAATTCAGTCTCTCCCTTCTCTTTGTATTCAG GCTAGAACTGTTTCTTATAGCCCTTTCATATGCACTCATGAATTTCGAACAATCAGAGCAAGAGGTGCCGCTTCAAGACATTGAAGTTGCATTCTATCAACTGAGTCATCAGAACTCAGAAGTCTCACTCCCCGTTGACGAGGAGGTCAGTGACAAGAACGGAAAGAGCGTAGGGTCCATAACCATGGATGAATTCATAGCCAGCATTTGGAACACAGATGAGTTCCAACTTAACCCTCCTCTACCCGTCTACGAGGAAGCTGAAAAGAACAACAACGTTGCACCAGAACCCACCATTCCTCAGCCAGGCTCATTCCCTGTCCCTCCCCCAATTTGCAACAAAACTACGGATGAAGTTTGGTCTCAGATCCAGAAAAGCCAACCACAACAAAATGAAGCTGAAGCTGAAGCTGATGCTGATGACAGCCTTGCTAGTGATGAAACAATCCAAAAGGAACCCACATTTGGAGAAATGACTTTGGAGGATTTCCTAATAAAAGCTGGGGTTGTCACTGAATCAACACTGTTCACCACTATATTACCTCAGAATCATTTCGCTAACATTCCAACCAATATTCCATTTAATGCAAGCTATATATTAATTGGAACTACTGGACCTAATATCCCCTGTGCTAGATTTGAACCACATCAAATGCTGCCACCGAATAACCACTTTGTTGTGAGGAATTTCACTGCTACAAATGTTGCTGTGGAGAATAATGCTCGAAACGTAGCAGAATCAAGTGGCAACAATGGCAAGGGTAAGAAAAGGATCATTAATGGTCCTCCCGAAGTGGTAATAGAGAGAAGGCAGCGCAGAATGCTGAAGAATCGAGAATCAGCAGCACGATCTCGTGCAAGAAGACAG GCATATACTGTGGAGCTTGAAGCAGAGCTGAATAATCTGAAAAATGAGAACGAAGAGCTTAAGAATATGCTG GCTGAAGATGAACGCAAGAGACTACAAGTA TTAATTCAGAGACAGGCCCCAACAACGGTTCAAATGAGgaatgagaaaaagaggaaattgAAGAGGCCTCTGAGTGCATCCTGGTGA
- the LOC106758300 gene encoding ABSCISIC ACID-INSENSITIVE 5-like protein 1 isoform X1: MIPMAVKTISSLLFNLFLSFTFLFFLLYIYTPHPSLFSQFSLSLLFVFRLELFLIALSYALMNFEQSEQEVPLQDIEVAFYQLSHQNSEVSLPVDEEVSDKNGKSVGSITMDEFIASIWNTDEFQLNPPLPVYEEAEKNNNVAPEPTIPQPGSFPVPPPICNKTTDEVWSQIQKSQPQQNEAEAEADADDSLASDETIQKEPTFGEMTLEDFLIKAGVVTESTLFTTILPQNHFANIPTNIPFNASYILIGTTGPNIPCARFEPHQMLPPNNHFVVRNFTATNVAVENNARNVAESSGNNGKGKKRIINGPPEVVIERRQRRMLKNRESAARSRARRQAYTVELEAELNNLKNENEELKNMLAEDERKRLQVVSDYVSNLIQRQAPTTVQMRNEKKRKLKRPLSASW; the protein is encoded by the exons atgatACCAATGGCAGTTAAAACCATTTCTTCCCTTCTCTTTaatctcttcctctctttcaccttcctcttcttccttctaTATATTTACACCCCACATCCTTCTCTATTCTCACAATTCAGTCTCTCCCTTCTCTTTGTATTCAG GCTAGAACTGTTTCTTATAGCCCTTTCATATGCACTCATGAATTTCGAACAATCAGAGCAAGAGGTGCCGCTTCAAGACATTGAAGTTGCATTCTATCAACTGAGTCATCAGAACTCAGAAGTCTCACTCCCCGTTGACGAGGAGGTCAGTGACAAGAACGGAAAGAGCGTAGGGTCCATAACCATGGATGAATTCATAGCCAGCATTTGGAACACAGATGAGTTCCAACTTAACCCTCCTCTACCCGTCTACGAGGAAGCTGAAAAGAACAACAACGTTGCACCAGAACCCACCATTCCTCAGCCAGGCTCATTCCCTGTCCCTCCCCCAATTTGCAACAAAACTACGGATGAAGTTTGGTCTCAGATCCAGAAAAGCCAACCACAACAAAATGAAGCTGAAGCTGAAGCTGATGCTGATGACAGCCTTGCTAGTGATGAAACAATCCAAAAGGAACCCACATTTGGAGAAATGACTTTGGAGGATTTCCTAATAAAAGCTGGGGTTGTCACTGAATCAACACTGTTCACCACTATATTACCTCAGAATCATTTCGCTAACATTCCAACCAATATTCCATTTAATGCAAGCTATATATTAATTGGAACTACTGGACCTAATATCCCCTGTGCTAGATTTGAACCACATCAAATGCTGCCACCGAATAACCACTTTGTTGTGAGGAATTTCACTGCTACAAATGTTGCTGTGGAGAATAATGCTCGAAACGTAGCAGAATCAAGTGGCAACAATGGCAAGGGTAAGAAAAGGATCATTAATGGTCCTCCCGAAGTGGTAATAGAGAGAAGGCAGCGCAGAATGCTGAAGAATCGAGAATCAGCAGCACGATCTCGTGCAAGAAGACAG GCATATACTGTGGAGCTTGAAGCAGAGCTGAATAATCTGAAAAATGAGAACGAAGAGCTTAAGAATATGCTG GCTGAAGATGAACGCAAGAGACTACAAGTAGTAAGTGATTATGTCTCAAAT TTAATTCAGAGACAGGCCCCAACAACGGTTCAAATGAGgaatgagaaaaagaggaaattgAAGAGGCCTCTGAGTGCATCCTGGTGA
- the LOC106758573 gene encoding transcription factor TGA9 isoform X2 — protein sequence MFPSWPMRFQQTPRGGSKSGGESTDSGLSSKTEPPFEAESPMSKKASSSDHQAFDQQHLQHRQQLQQDMASDAARTASSQNQSAAKSQQEKRKGAGSTSEKPLDAKTLRRLAQNREAARKSRLRKKAYVQQLESSRLKLTQIEQELQRARSQGLFVDCGGVGSNVSSAGAAMFDMEYGRWLEEDHRLMGELRNGLQVPLSDSDMRVMVDGYLSHYDEIFRLKGVAAKSDVFHLINGMWTSQAERCFLWIGGFRPSDLITMLIQQLEPLAEQQIMGMYGLRHSSQQAEEALSQGLEQLQQSLVDTIAGGPVVDGVQQMVVAMSKLANLEGFVRQADNLRQQTLHQLCRLLTVRQAARCFIVIGEYYGRLRALSSLWASRPRETLIGDDNSCQTTTEMQVVQHSQNHFSTF from the exons ATGTTCCCTTCATGGCCAATGAGATTCCAACAAACCCCAAGA GGTGGATCAAAGTCAGGAGGGGAAAGCACTGATTCAGGTCTTTCCAGCAAAACTGAGCCCCCCTTCGAGGCAGAATCTCCCATGAGTAAAAAGGCATCTTCTTCAGATCACCAGGCTTTTGATCAGCAGCATCTGCAGCACAGACAGCAGCTTCAACAGGATATGGCAAGTGATGCCGCAAGAACAGCCTCTTCACAGAATCAATCAGCAGCCAAATCACAACAAGAAAAG AGAAAGGGAGCTGGTTCAACATCAGAGAAACCACTTGATGCAAAG ACACTAAGACGTTTAGCTCAAAACAGAGAGGCTGCAAGGAAAAGCCGTCTCAGGAAAAAG GCTTATGTGCAGCAGCTAGAATCAAGTAGATTAAAGCTTACCCAGATAGAACAAGAACTCCAAAGAGCACGCTCTCAG GGCTTGTTCGTGGATTGTGGTGGTGTTGGAAGCAATGTAAGCTCTG CGGGAGCCGCAATGTTTGACATGGAATATGGAAGATGGTTAGAAGAAGACCACAGGCTAATGGGGGAGCTTCGGAACGGGTTGCAAGTACCCTTATCAGATAGTGATATGAGAGTGATGGTGGATGGATATCTCTCCCACTATGATGAGATTTTCAGGCTCAAGGGTGTGGCTGCTAAATCAGATGTGTTCCACCTTATCAATGGCATGTGGACTTCCCAAGCTGAACGTTGCTTCCTCTGGATTGGTGGTTTTAGACCCTCTGATCTCATCACG ATGCTGATACAACAATTGGAGCCACTAGCTGAGCAACAGATAATGGGGATGTATGGCCTGAGACATTCCTCACAGCAAGCAGAAGAAGCACTCTCTCAGGGCCTTGAACAGTTGCAGCAATCTCTTGTGGACACCATTGCTGGAGGCCCAGTTGTTGATGGTGTGCAACAAATGGTCGTTGCCATGAGCAAACTAGCCAATCTTGAAGGATTTGTTCGTCAg GCTGATAATTTGAGGCAACAAACTCTTCATCAGTTATGTCGATTACTCACAGTTCGTCAAGCAGCACGATGCTTCATTGTCATTGGAGAATACTATGGACGTCTTCGAGCCCTTAGTTCTCTCTGGGCATCAAGACCACGAGA GACCTTGATCGGTGATGATAACTCATGCCAAACAACAACAGAAATGCAAGTGGTCCAACATTCTCAGAATCATTTCTCGACTTTCTGA
- the LOC106758573 gene encoding transcription factor TGA9 isoform X1 has product MASHRIGELGLSESGPSSHHIPYGVLHGINTTPVSNLINQGSAFDFGELEEAIVLHGVKSRNDDDKASLFTARPAATLEMFPSWPMRFQQTPRGGSKSGGESTDSGLSSKTEPPFEAESPMSKKASSSDHQAFDQQHLQHRQQLQQDMASDAARTASSQNQSAAKSQQEKRKGAGSTSEKPLDAKTLRRLAQNREAARKSRLRKKAYVQQLESSRLKLTQIEQELQRARSQGLFVDCGGVGSNVSSAGAAMFDMEYGRWLEEDHRLMGELRNGLQVPLSDSDMRVMVDGYLSHYDEIFRLKGVAAKSDVFHLINGMWTSQAERCFLWIGGFRPSDLITMLIQQLEPLAEQQIMGMYGLRHSSQQAEEALSQGLEQLQQSLVDTIAGGPVVDGVQQMVVAMSKLANLEGFVRQADNLRQQTLHQLCRLLTVRQAARCFIVIGEYYGRLRALSSLWASRPRETLIGDDNSCQTTTEMQVVQHSQNHFSTF; this is encoded by the exons ATGGCGAGCCACAGAATAGGAGAACTCGGTTTGTCTGAGTCGGGACCTTCAAGCCACCACATCCCTTATGGAGTGCTTCATGGAATAAACACTACTCCAGTATCAAACTTAAT cAATCAAGGATCTGCTTTTGATTTTGGGGAGCTGGAGGAAGCAATTGTTCTGCATGGAGTCAAGAGTAGAAATGATGATGACAAAGCAT CTTTATTCACAGCCAGACCTGCAGCTACACTGGAAATGTTCCCTTCATGGCCAATGAGATTCCAACAAACCCCAAGA GGTGGATCAAAGTCAGGAGGGGAAAGCACTGATTCAGGTCTTTCCAGCAAAACTGAGCCCCCCTTCGAGGCAGAATCTCCCATGAGTAAAAAGGCATCTTCTTCAGATCACCAGGCTTTTGATCAGCAGCATCTGCAGCACAGACAGCAGCTTCAACAGGATATGGCAAGTGATGCCGCAAGAACAGCCTCTTCACAGAATCAATCAGCAGCCAAATCACAACAAGAAAAG AGAAAGGGAGCTGGTTCAACATCAGAGAAACCACTTGATGCAAAG ACACTAAGACGTTTAGCTCAAAACAGAGAGGCTGCAAGGAAAAGCCGTCTCAGGAAAAAG GCTTATGTGCAGCAGCTAGAATCAAGTAGATTAAAGCTTACCCAGATAGAACAAGAACTCCAAAGAGCACGCTCTCAG GGCTTGTTCGTGGATTGTGGTGGTGTTGGAAGCAATGTAAGCTCTG CGGGAGCCGCAATGTTTGACATGGAATATGGAAGATGGTTAGAAGAAGACCACAGGCTAATGGGGGAGCTTCGGAACGGGTTGCAAGTACCCTTATCAGATAGTGATATGAGAGTGATGGTGGATGGATATCTCTCCCACTATGATGAGATTTTCAGGCTCAAGGGTGTGGCTGCTAAATCAGATGTGTTCCACCTTATCAATGGCATGTGGACTTCCCAAGCTGAACGTTGCTTCCTCTGGATTGGTGGTTTTAGACCCTCTGATCTCATCACG ATGCTGATACAACAATTGGAGCCACTAGCTGAGCAACAGATAATGGGGATGTATGGCCTGAGACATTCCTCACAGCAAGCAGAAGAAGCACTCTCTCAGGGCCTTGAACAGTTGCAGCAATCTCTTGTGGACACCATTGCTGGAGGCCCAGTTGTTGATGGTGTGCAACAAATGGTCGTTGCCATGAGCAAACTAGCCAATCTTGAAGGATTTGTTCGTCAg GCTGATAATTTGAGGCAACAAACTCTTCATCAGTTATGTCGATTACTCACAGTTCGTCAAGCAGCACGATGCTTCATTGTCATTGGAGAATACTATGGACGTCTTCGAGCCCTTAGTTCTCTCTGGGCATCAAGACCACGAGA GACCTTGATCGGTGATGATAACTCATGCCAAACAACAACAGAAATGCAAGTGGTCCAACATTCTCAGAATCATTTCTCGACTTTCTGA
- the LOC106758573 gene encoding transcription factor TGA9 isoform X3: MDGNDAFCYPYHIDDCMTLEKWPKGPQDSEMLPRRKGAGSTSEKPLDAKTLRRLAQNREAARKSRLRKKAYVQQLESSRLKLTQIEQELQRARSQGLFVDCGGVGSNVSSAGAAMFDMEYGRWLEEDHRLMGELRNGLQVPLSDSDMRVMVDGYLSHYDEIFRLKGVAAKSDVFHLINGMWTSQAERCFLWIGGFRPSDLITMLIQQLEPLAEQQIMGMYGLRHSSQQAEEALSQGLEQLQQSLVDTIAGGPVVDGVQQMVVAMSKLANLEGFVRQADNLRQQTLHQLCRLLTVRQAARCFIVIGEYYGRLRALSSLWASRPRETLIGDDNSCQTTTEMQVVQHSQNHFSTF; this comes from the exons ATGGATGGTAACGATGCTTTTTGCTACCCATATCATATTGATGATTGCATGACTCTAGAGAAATGGCCCAAGGGGCCTCAGGATTCAGAAATGCTTCCCAGA AGAAAGGGAGCTGGTTCAACATCAGAGAAACCACTTGATGCAAAG ACACTAAGACGTTTAGCTCAAAACAGAGAGGCTGCAAGGAAAAGCCGTCTCAGGAAAAAG GCTTATGTGCAGCAGCTAGAATCAAGTAGATTAAAGCTTACCCAGATAGAACAAGAACTCCAAAGAGCACGCTCTCAG GGCTTGTTCGTGGATTGTGGTGGTGTTGGAAGCAATGTAAGCTCTG CGGGAGCCGCAATGTTTGACATGGAATATGGAAGATGGTTAGAAGAAGACCACAGGCTAATGGGGGAGCTTCGGAACGGGTTGCAAGTACCCTTATCAGATAGTGATATGAGAGTGATGGTGGATGGATATCTCTCCCACTATGATGAGATTTTCAGGCTCAAGGGTGTGGCTGCTAAATCAGATGTGTTCCACCTTATCAATGGCATGTGGACTTCCCAAGCTGAACGTTGCTTCCTCTGGATTGGTGGTTTTAGACCCTCTGATCTCATCACG ATGCTGATACAACAATTGGAGCCACTAGCTGAGCAACAGATAATGGGGATGTATGGCCTGAGACATTCCTCACAGCAAGCAGAAGAAGCACTCTCTCAGGGCCTTGAACAGTTGCAGCAATCTCTTGTGGACACCATTGCTGGAGGCCCAGTTGTTGATGGTGTGCAACAAATGGTCGTTGCCATGAGCAAACTAGCCAATCTTGAAGGATTTGTTCGTCAg GCTGATAATTTGAGGCAACAAACTCTTCATCAGTTATGTCGATTACTCACAGTTCGTCAAGCAGCACGATGCTTCATTGTCATTGGAGAATACTATGGACGTCTTCGAGCCCTTAGTTCTCTCTGGGCATCAAGACCACGAGA GACCTTGATCGGTGATGATAACTCATGCCAAACAACAACAGAAATGCAAGTGGTCCAACATTCTCAGAATCATTTCTCGACTTTCTGA